Proteins from a genomic interval of Streptomyces sp. NBC_00820:
- a CDS encoding ATP-binding protein, translating into MATVELRFSALPEHVRTARLVAAAVARRAGVDEAVLDEVRLAVGEACSRAVGLHQINDITAPVKVALIEDEKLFSIEVGDEAPHAVPAARVAGGAAADADVEAEEDEMGLAVISGLVDDVEVTTGENGGLIRMSWPTAPPVTELV; encoded by the coding sequence ATGGCCACCGTCGAACTCCGCTTCAGCGCGCTGCCCGAGCACGTCCGGACCGCCCGCCTCGTGGCGGCCGCGGTGGCGCGCAGGGCCGGAGTGGACGAGGCCGTGCTGGACGAGGTCCGGCTCGCCGTGGGTGAGGCCTGCTCCCGCGCTGTCGGACTGCACCAGATCAACGACATCACGGCACCCGTGAAGGTGGCGCTGATCGAGGACGAGAAGCTGTTCTCCATCGAGGTCGGCGACGAGGCCCCGCATGCCGTCCCCGCCGCGCGGGTGGCCGGCGGCGCGGCCGCGGACGCGGATGTGGAGGCCGAGGAGGACGAGATGGGCCTCGCGGTCATCAGTGGTCTCGTGGACGACGTGGAGGTCACGACCGGCGAGAACGGCGGCCTGATCCGCATGTCCTGGCCGACCGCCCCGCCGGTGACCGAACTCGTCTGA
- a CDS encoding sodium-translocating pyrophosphatase — MAGLSTPHQFGHPTTLAAAVLTDDNRIMVAVIAAVAVAALLVAGVLVRQVLAAGEGTESMKRIAEAVQEGAKAYLARQLRTLGVFAVVVFFLLLLLPADDWNQRIGRSVFFLIGAVFSGATGYFGMWLAVRSNVRVAAAAREATPAEGEPEKDLTTVSHAAMKIAFRTGGVVGMITVGLGLLGASCVVLVYAADAPKVLEGFGLGAALIAMFMRVGGGIFTKAADVGADLVGKVEQGIPEDDPRNAATIADNVGDNVGDCAGMAADLFESYAVTLVAALILGKAAFGDSGLAFPLLVPAIGVVTAMIGIFAVAPRRTDRSGMTAINRGFFISAVISLVLVAVAVYTYLPAKYSDLAGVSDAAIRAKSGDPRILALVAVAIGILLAAVIQQLTGYFTETTRRPVRDIGKTSLTGPATVVLAGISLGLESAVYTALLIALSVYGAFLLGGTSIMLALFAVALAGTGLLTTVGVIVAMDTFGPVSDNAQGIAEMSGDVEGAGAQVLTNLDAVGNTTKAITKGIAIATAVLAAAALFGSYRDAITTNVQDVGVKLTGPGAPLSLSLDISQPNNLVGLIAGAAVVFLFSGLAINAVSRSAGSVVFEVRRQFREHPGIMDYTEKPEYGRVVDICTKDALRELATPGLLAVMAPIFIGFTLGVGALGSYLAGAIGAGTLMAVFLANSGGAWDNAKKLVEDGHHGGKGSDAHAATVIGDTIGDPFKDTAGPAINPLLKVMNLVSLLIAPAVIKFSYGSDKSIGVRILISVLALLVIVVAVYVSKRRGIAVGDDENAERVANSTDPAVVS; from the coding sequence ATGGCGGGGCTTTCTACCCCTCATCAGTTTGGCCATCCCACAACCCTCGCGGCCGCGGTACTGACGGACGACAACCGGATCATGGTGGCGGTGATCGCGGCTGTCGCCGTGGCCGCGCTCTTGGTCGCGGGCGTCCTGGTGCGTCAGGTGCTCGCGGCCGGCGAGGGCACCGAGAGCATGAAACGGATCGCCGAGGCGGTCCAGGAAGGCGCCAAGGCCTATCTCGCACGGCAGTTGCGCACGCTCGGCGTATTCGCCGTCGTCGTCTTCTTCCTGCTCCTGCTGCTGCCCGCGGACGACTGGAATCAGCGCATCGGGCGATCCGTGTTCTTCCTGATCGGCGCGGTGTTCTCGGGTGCCACCGGCTATTTCGGCATGTGGCTCGCCGTGCGCAGCAATGTGCGGGTCGCCGCGGCGGCCCGCGAAGCCACTCCGGCCGAAGGTGAACCGGAAAAAGATCTCACCACCGTCTCGCACGCCGCGATGAAGATCGCATTTCGTACGGGCGGCGTCGTCGGCATGATCACGGTGGGGCTCGGCCTGCTGGGCGCCTCCTGCGTGGTGCTGGTGTACGCGGCCGACGCGCCGAAGGTGCTGGAGGGCTTCGGCCTCGGCGCCGCCCTGATCGCCATGTTCATGCGTGTGGGTGGCGGCATCTTCACCAAGGCCGCCGACGTCGGCGCCGACCTGGTCGGCAAGGTCGAACAGGGCATTCCGGAGGACGATCCGCGCAATGCCGCGACCATCGCCGACAACGTGGGCGACAACGTCGGCGACTGCGCGGGCATGGCGGCCGACCTGTTCGAGTCCTACGCCGTCACCCTGGTGGCCGCGCTGATCCTCGGCAAGGCCGCCTTCGGCGACTCCGGGCTCGCCTTCCCGCTGCTGGTGCCGGCCATCGGCGTCGTCACCGCCATGATCGGCATCTTCGCGGTCGCGCCCCGGCGCACCGACCGCAGCGGGATGACCGCGATCAACCGCGGCTTCTTCATCTCCGCGGTGATCTCGCTCGTCCTGGTCGCCGTCGCCGTCTACACCTACCTGCCGGCGAAGTACTCGGACCTCGCCGGGGTCTCCGACGCGGCCATCCGGGCCAAGAGCGGCGACCCGCGCATCCTGGCCCTGGTCGCGGTGGCCATCGGCATCCTGCTGGCCGCCGTCATCCAGCAGCTGACCGGCTACTTCACCGAGACCACCCGCCGTCCGGTCCGGGACATCGGCAAGACCTCCCTCACGGGCCCGGCCACGGTCGTCCTGGCTGGTATCTCGCTGGGCCTCGAATCGGCCGTCTACACCGCGCTGCTCATCGCTCTCAGCGTGTACGGCGCGTTCCTGCTCGGCGGTACGTCGATCATGCTGGCGCTGTTCGCGGTCGCCCTGGCCGGTACCGGTCTGCTCACCACGGTCGGCGTGATCGTCGCCATGGACACCTTCGGGCCGGTCTCCGACAACGCGCAGGGCATCGCCGAGATGTCCGGCGACGTCGAGGGCGCGGGCGCCCAGGTGCTCACCAACCTGGACGCGGTCGGCAACACCACCAAGGCCATCACGAAGGGCATCGCCATCGCCACGGCGGTCCTCGCGGCCGCGGCGCTCTTCGGGTCGTACCGGGACGCGATCACCACCAACGTGCAGGACGTCGGGGTGAAACTCACCGGGCCGGGCGCGCCGCTGAGCCTGTCGCTGGACATCTCGCAGCCCAACAACCTCGTCGGGCTCATCGCGGGCGCGGCGGTCGTCTTCCTCTTCTCCGGGCTCGCCATCAACGCCGTGTCGCGTTCGGCCGGTTCGGTGGTGTTCGAGGTGCGGCGGCAGTTCCGCGAGCACCCCGGGATCATGGACTACACCGAGAAGCCCGAGTACGGGCGTGTCGTCGACATCTGCACCAAGGACGCCCTGCGGGAGCTGGCCACACCGGGTCTGCTCGCCGTGATGGCGCCGATCTTCATCGGGTTCACGCTCGGCGTCGGCGCGCTCGGCTCCTACCTCGCGGGCGCGATCGGAGCGGGCACGCTGATGGCGGTGTTCCTCGCCAACTCCGGCGGCGCCTGGGACAACGCCAAGAAGCTGGTGGAGGACGGTCACCACGGCGGCAAGGGCAGCGACGCCCACGCGGCCACGGTGATCGGCGACACCATCGGTGACCCCTTCAAGGACACCGCGGGGCCGGCGATCAACCCGCTGCTGAAGGTCATGAACCTGGTCTCGCTGCTCATCGCGCCCGCGGTGATCAAGTTCTCCTACGGCAGTGACAAGAGCATCGGCGTACGGATCCTGATCTCCGTACTCGCGCTCCTGGTGATCGTCGTCGCGGTGTACGTGTCCAAGCGGCGCGGCATCGCCGTCGGCGACGACGAGAACGCCGAGCGGGTCGCCAACTCGACCGATCCCGCGGTGGTTTCGTAG
- a CDS encoding small secreted protein translates to MNKKLAAALSGGAVMVVALSGCTSATKESGPDPKLVAWAKSVCDAVPAQDAKIKAANAQIAKTATDGNLPPKTVRDTYAQAFQDMSDGYKAIAAAIGGAGAPPGVDDGAKRQQDAVKNLNGLSASYAGLKKQVDGLDTKNQGKFAKGLHDVADQTKQIGEQNNSGTEALKRLEQGEVQQAIAQQASCKVSASAPPSAPATAG, encoded by the coding sequence GTGAACAAGAAGCTCGCGGCCGCACTGTCCGGCGGTGCGGTCATGGTGGTGGCGCTTTCGGGCTGCACCAGCGCCACCAAGGAAAGCGGACCCGACCCCAAGCTGGTGGCCTGGGCCAAGTCGGTGTGCGACGCGGTCCCCGCGCAGGACGCGAAGATCAAGGCGGCCAACGCGCAGATCGCCAAGACGGCCACCGACGGCAACCTGCCGCCCAAGACCGTCCGGGACACCTACGCGCAGGCCTTCCAGGACATGTCCGACGGCTACAAGGCCATCGCCGCCGCCATCGGCGGTGCCGGGGCGCCTCCCGGCGTGGACGACGGTGCCAAGCGGCAGCAGGACGCCGTCAAGAACCTCAACGGCCTTTCGGCGTCCTACGCCGGCCTGAAGAAGCAGGTCGACGGGCTCGACACCAAGAACCAGGGCAAGTTCGCCAAGGGCCTGCACGACGTCGCCGACCAGACGAAGCAGATCGGCGAGCAGAACAACAGCGGCACCGAGGCGCTGAAGCGGCTGGAGCAGGGCGAGGTCCAGCAGGCGATCGCCCAGCAGGCCAGCTGCAAGGTCTCGGCGTCGGCGCCGCCGTCGGCACCCGCGACGGCCGGCTGA
- a CDS encoding DUF7059 domain-containing protein translates to MTDSGLAPLPAPDRPDVAARLRDALLSASFTADGLLDLLGAPAYAALARSETVPALRATRGDTPLETLVRLFLLQQPVPHARVAAILPVEEALDAGWLTRVGGDEVAATVDVRPYGGPDGEDWFIVSDLGCAVGGAGGIGQHAEEVVLGVGGASTTLAGITVRTPVAAALDLGTGSGIQALHAAQHATRVTATDLNPRALHITALTLALSGAPAADLREGSLFEPVRDDETFDLIVSNPPFVISPGARLTYRDGGMSGDDLCRSLVQESGERLNEGGFAQFLANWQHVAGEDWQDRLRSWVPRGCDAWIVQREVQDTTQYAELWLRDAGDHRGDPAEYQARYDAWLDEFEARKVKGIGFGWITLRRTGAAEPSITVEEWPHPVEQPLGETIRAHFARLDYLRRHDDAALLEGHYRLADEVVQEQVGLPGAEDPEHVVLRQHRGMRRATKVDTIGAGFAGVCDGTLSAGRILDAIAQLVGEDPVLLRDRSPAQIRLLVEQGFLEPVV, encoded by the coding sequence GTGACAGACTCCGGCCTCGCCCCCCTGCCCGCCCCCGACCGGCCCGACGTCGCCGCCCGCCTGCGCGACGCCCTGCTCTCCGCCTCCTTCACCGCGGACGGCCTGCTCGACCTGCTCGGCGCCCCCGCGTACGCGGCGCTGGCGCGCAGCGAGACCGTGCCCGCACTCCGGGCGACCCGTGGCGACACGCCGCTGGAGACGCTCGTACGACTGTTCCTGCTCCAGCAACCGGTGCCCCACGCGCGCGTGGCGGCGATCCTGCCGGTCGAAGAGGCCCTGGACGCCGGATGGCTCACGCGCGTGGGCGGCGACGAGGTGGCCGCCACCGTGGACGTACGGCCCTACGGCGGCCCGGACGGCGAGGACTGGTTCATCGTGTCCGACCTCGGCTGCGCGGTCGGCGGCGCCGGCGGCATCGGACAGCACGCCGAGGAAGTCGTCCTGGGCGTCGGCGGTGCCTCCACGACGCTCGCCGGCATCACCGTGCGCACTCCCGTCGCCGCCGCGCTCGACCTCGGCACCGGCTCCGGCATCCAGGCACTGCACGCCGCCCAGCACGCCACGCGCGTGACGGCCACCGACCTCAACCCGCGCGCGCTGCACATCACCGCGCTCACCCTGGCGCTCTCGGGGGCGCCCGCCGCCGATCTGCGCGAGGGCTCGCTGTTCGAACCGGTCCGGGACGACGAGACGTTCGACCTGATCGTGTCCAACCCGCCCTTCGTGATCTCCCCGGGCGCCCGGCTGACGTACCGGGACGGCGGCATGAGCGGGGACGATCTCTGCCGCTCGCTCGTTCAGGAATCGGGGGAGCGGCTGAACGAGGGCGGGTTCGCGCAGTTCCTCGCCAACTGGCAGCACGTAGCGGGGGAGGACTGGCAGGACAGGCTCAGGTCGTGGGTGCCGCGCGGGTGCGATGCCTGGATCGTGCAGCGCGAGGTGCAGGACACCACGCAGTACGCCGAGCTGTGGCTCAGGGACGCCGGTGACCATCGCGGGGACCCGGCGGAGTACCAGGCGCGGTACGACGCGTGGCTGGACGAGTTCGAGGCGCGCAAGGTCAAGGGCATCGGCTTCGGCTGGATCACCCTGCGCAGGACCGGGGCGGCCGAGCCCTCGATCACGGTGGAGGAGTGGCCGCACCCGGTCGAACAGCCCCTCGGGGAGACGATCCGGGCGCACTTCGCCCGCCTCGACTACCTCCGGCGACACGACGACGCGGCCCTGCTCGAAGGCCACTACAGGCTGGCCGACGAGGTGGTCCAGGAGCAGGTCGGTCTGCCCGGCGCCGAGGACCCGGAGCACGTGGTGCTGCGTCAGCACCGCGGGATGCGCCGCGCCACGAAGGTGGACACGATCGGCGCGGGCTTCGCGGGCGTGTGCGACGGCACGCTGAGTGCCGGCCGCATCCTGGACGCCATCGCCCAACTTGTCGGCGAGGACCCGGTGTTGCTGCGTGACCGTTCGCCCGCGCAGATCCGGCTGCTGGTGGAACAGGGATTCCTGGAGCCGGTGGTCTGA
- the topA gene encoding type I DNA topoisomerase: MSPTSDTAHGGRRLVIVESPAKAKTIKGYLGPGYVVEASVGHIRDLPNGAAEVPEKYTGEVRRLGVDVEHDFQPIYVVNADKKAQVKKLKDLLKDSDELFLATDEDREGEAIAWHLQEVLKPKIPVKRMVFHEITKDAIREAVANPRELNKKLVDAQETRRILDRLYGYEVSPVLWKKVMPRLSAGRVQSVATRLIVERERERIAFRSAEYWDLTGTFATGRAGDSSDPSSLVARLQSVDGRRIAQGRDFDSLGRLKSQSIHQLDEANARALAVALENTRFSVRSVESKPYRRSPYAPFRTTTLQQEASRKLGFGAKATMQVAQKLYENGYITYMRTDSTTLSDTAIAAARAQVTHLYGAEYLPSAPRTYAAKVKNAQEAHEAIRPSGDRFRTPAETGLTGDQFRLYELIWKRTVASQMKDATGNSVTVKIGGAAADGRDVEFSASGKTITFHGFMKAYVEGADDPNAELDDRERRLPQVAEGDALSAEEITADGHATKAPARYTEASLVKELEEREIGRPSTYASIIGTILDRGYVFKKGTALVPSFLSFAVVNLLEKHFGRLVDYDFTAKMEDDLDRIARGEAQSVPWLKRFYFGEGTVTGAAAADAGNGDGDHLGGLKELVTDLGAIDAREVSSFPVGSGIVLRVGRYGPYIERGEKDTEEHQRADVSADLAPDELTVELAEQLLAEPSGDYELGTDPKSGHEIVAKRGRYGPYVTEILPEGTPKTGKNAVKPRTASLFKTMSPDTVTLAEALQLMSLPRVVGTDADGVEITAQNGRYGPYLKKGTDSRSLTAEDQLFTITLEEAQAIYAQPKQRGRAAAKPPLAELGQDPVSGKPVVVKDGRFGPYVTDGETNATLRSGDSVETITPERGFELLAEKRAKAPAKKTAKKAPAKKAAPAKKTAAKKTAAKKTTTAAKKTTAKKTTAAAKKTAASRAED, translated from the coding sequence TTGTCCCCGACCAGCGACACCGCACACGGCGGCCGCCGACTCGTCATCGTCGAGTCGCCTGCCAAGGCGAAGACGATCAAGGGCTACCTCGGCCCCGGCTACGTCGTCGAAGCGAGCGTCGGGCACATCCGCGACCTCCCCAACGGTGCCGCGGAGGTGCCGGAGAAGTACACCGGTGAGGTGCGCCGCCTCGGTGTGGACGTCGAACACGACTTCCAGCCGATCTATGTGGTCAACGCGGACAAGAAGGCGCAGGTCAAGAAGCTCAAGGACCTGCTGAAGGACTCCGACGAGCTCTTCCTCGCCACCGATGAGGACCGGGAGGGCGAGGCGATCGCCTGGCACCTCCAGGAGGTCCTCAAGCCGAAGATCCCCGTCAAGCGGATGGTCTTCCACGAGATCACCAAGGACGCGATCCGCGAGGCCGTCGCCAACCCGCGCGAGCTGAACAAGAAGCTCGTCGACGCCCAGGAGACCCGCCGCATCCTCGACCGTCTCTACGGCTACGAGGTCTCGCCGGTCCTGTGGAAGAAGGTCATGCCGCGCCTGTCGGCCGGCCGCGTCCAGTCCGTCGCCACCCGCCTGATCGTCGAGCGCGAGCGCGAGCGCATCGCCTTCCGCTCCGCCGAGTACTGGGACCTGACGGGCACCTTCGCGACCGGTCGCGCGGGAGACTCCTCGGACCCGTCCTCGCTGGTCGCCCGCCTGCAGAGCGTCGACGGCAGGCGCATCGCGCAGGGCCGCGACTTCGACTCCCTCGGCCGGCTCAAGAGCCAGAGCATCCACCAGCTCGACGAGGCGAACGCCCGCGCCCTCGCCGTCGCCCTGGAGAACACCCGCTTCTCCGTGCGCTCCGTCGAGTCCAAGCCGTACCGCCGCTCGCCGTACGCCCCGTTCCGTACGACGACGCTCCAGCAGGAGGCCAGCCGCAAGCTCGGCTTCGGTGCGAAGGCGACCATGCAGGTCGCCCAGAAGCTGTACGAGAACGGCTACATCACGTACATGCGTACGGACTCCACGACGCTGAGCGACACCGCGATCGCGGCCGCCCGCGCCCAGGTCACGCATCTGTACGGCGCCGAGTACCTGCCCTCCGCCCCGCGCACCTACGCCGCCAAGGTGAAGAACGCGCAGGAGGCCCACGAGGCGATCCGCCCCTCGGGCGACCGTTTCCGCACGCCCGCCGAGACCGGTCTGACCGGTGACCAGTTCAGGCTCTACGAGCTGATCTGGAAGCGGACCGTCGCCTCCCAGATGAAGGACGCGACCGGCAACAGCGTGACCGTGAAGATCGGTGGCGCCGCCGCCGACGGCCGGGACGTCGAGTTCAGCGCCTCCGGCAAGACGATCACCTTCCACGGCTTCATGAAGGCCTACGTCGAGGGCGCCGACGACCCGAACGCCGAGCTGGACGACCGCGAGCGCCGGCTGCCGCAGGTCGCCGAGGGCGACGCGCTGTCCGCCGAGGAGATCACGGCCGACGGCCACGCCACCAAGGCGCCGGCCCGCTACACCGAGGCATCCCTGGTCAAGGAGCTCGAAGAGCGCGAGATCGGGCGCCCGTCGACGTACGCGTCGATCATCGGCACGATCCTCGACCGCGGCTACGTGTTCAAGAAGGGCACGGCCCTGGTGCCGTCCTTCCTGTCCTTCGCCGTGGTCAACCTCCTGGAGAAGCACTTCGGGCGGCTCGTCGACTACGACTTCACCGCCAAGATGGAGGACGACCTCGACCGCATCGCGCGTGGCGAGGCCCAGTCCGTGCCGTGGCTGAAGCGCTTCTACTTCGGCGAGGGCACCGTGACCGGCGCCGCCGCCGCCGACGCCGGCAACGGCGACGGGGACCACCTCGGTGGCCTCAAGGAGCTGGTGACCGACCTGGGCGCGATCGACGCGCGCGAGGTGTCGTCGTTCCCGGTGGGCTCCGGCATCGTGCTGCGGGTGGGCCGCTACGGCCCCTACATCGAGCGCGGCGAGAAGGACACCGAGGAGCACCAGCGTGCCGACGTCTCGGCCGACCTGGCGCCGGACGAGCTGACCGTCGAGCTGGCCGAGCAGCTGCTGGCCGAGCCGAGCGGCGACTACGAGCTGGGCACCGACCCGAAGTCGGGCCACGAGATCGTCGCCAAGCGCGGCCGCTACGGCCCCTACGTCACGGAGATCCTCCCCGAGGGCACCCCGAAGACCGGGAAGAACGCCGTCAAGCCGCGTACCGCCTCGCTCTTCAAGACCATGTCGCCCGACACGGTGACCCTCGCGGAAGCGCTCCAGCTGATGTCGCTGCCGCGTGTGGTCGGCACCGACGCCGACGGCGTGGAGATCACCGCGCAGAACGGCCGCTACGGCCCGTACCTGAAGAAGGGCACGGACTCGCGCTCGCTGACGGCCGAGGACCAGCTGTTCACGATCACGCTGGAGGAGGCGCAGGCGATCTACGCCCAGCCCAAGCAGCGTGGCCGTGCGGCCGCCAAGCCGCCGCTGGCGGAGCTGGGCCAGGACCCGGTCTCCGGCAAGCCGGTCGTGGTCAAGGACGGCCGCTTCGGCCCGTACGTCACCGACGGCGAGACCAACGCGACCCTGCGCTCCGGCGACAGCGTCGAGACGATCACCCCCGAGCGCGGCTTCGAGCTGCTCGCGGAGAAGCGCGCGAAGGCTCCCGCCAAGAAGACCGCGAAGAAGGCTCCGGCCAAGAAGGCCGCCCCGGCGAAGAAGACCGCCGCCAAGAAGACGGCGGCCAAGAAGACGACGACGGCGGCGAAGAAGACCACGGCCAAGAAGACCACCGCGGCCGCGAAGAAGACGGCTGCCTCCCGCGCGGAGGACTGA
- the tmk gene encoding dTMP kinase translates to MTRAEQPTAPPTPPDDALVADSRERAVRSLLRRPEMRRLWSAHLVSGVGDALALLVLVVLVLQAAIAEGAFGGGYRGVAFAVATVFAARIVATLLFGAVLLGPLTSLTSQDGPLDRRWTMVGADGLRAALMMIAPLWIDWTPDNALAVLLVTAFVIGVAERLWTVCRESAAPALLPAPPPEGATVRPLPDHMDALRRLALRTSFLAIPLAAATLVVASLFNNLLGTGVAWFDQHQAALGSYVAAGLFAASLSVLTALRLPGARTPRARSPLEGLRRPRTGEGIDKGRTGVVPLLVTACAAVAGAIAAAVAVCVLHATDLGGGPVLYGLLVLGLTGGVAVGIRTAPALLPSLSRRRLLAIAIAFTGIALLAAGLVPDVTTVLLIVTLAGVAAGVAANTGHALLDQETEEYRRPRVTEHLQAVVRVFIALGALIAPVVAGLIGRHRLENGRFVFAHGGASFTLMLVGALLLPVAVLVLAKVDDRSGIPLRQDLKDALLGGDDPVTATAASGFFIALEGGDGAGKSTQAEALAEWIRAKGHEVVLTREPGATPVGKRLRSILLDVSSAGLSHRAEALLYAADRAEHVDTVVRPALERGAVVISDRYIDSSVAYQGAGRDLSPTEIARINRWATDGLVPHLTVLLDVAPEAARERFTEAPDRLESEPAEFHARVRAGFLTLAASDPGRYLVVDAGQEPEAVTTVIRHRLDTVLPLSEAEVKAQEEARKKAEEEARRKAEEEAARKAEEERLERERQEQLARLRAEEEERKQRELEEAQRREAERQAEEARRRAEEAHRRAEEERARLLAEEKVRAEEEARRKADEERRRKQAEEEARLRAEAETRRLEKQRKAEEALLRAEEARRQAADAAAAADAAARRNGAPRPAVPGETPDEVTVATPVVSPDADRTARRPEAARGVDETVPTPVVSPQASPQASPHRSPYGTAGAGNDSEVTAELPVAPGTADETTVLPPVPQAPPAPPRAADETAVLPKVTFGAADETAVLPPVRGDGSADRVPPGFFRDERPADGPDSADDRTREMPRLDAGGKPRRRPRPDWAEETPLDDLPSLADELLGSYDEREYGGDEDQGRRGRGRRD, encoded by the coding sequence ATGACGCGAGCCGAGCAGCCAACGGCGCCCCCCACACCACCGGACGACGCCCTGGTCGCGGATTCCCGCGAGCGCGCCGTCCGCTCACTGCTGCGCCGACCGGAGATGAGGCGCTTGTGGAGCGCCCATCTCGTGAGCGGCGTCGGCGACGCCCTGGCGCTGCTGGTGCTGGTGGTCCTCGTCCTCCAGGCAGCCATCGCCGAGGGCGCCTTCGGCGGCGGCTACCGAGGCGTGGCGTTCGCAGTGGCGACGGTTTTCGCCGCGCGGATCGTGGCCACCCTGCTCTTCGGTGCCGTCCTTCTCGGCCCGCTGACCTCCCTCACCTCGCAGGACGGTCCGCTCGACCGCCGCTGGACCATGGTCGGCGCCGACGGCCTCCGCGCCGCACTGATGATGATCGCGCCGCTGTGGATCGACTGGACCCCGGACAACGCGCTCGCGGTCCTGCTGGTCACCGCCTTCGTCATCGGCGTCGCCGAGCGGCTGTGGACGGTGTGCCGGGAGAGCGCGGCCCCCGCACTGCTGCCCGCGCCGCCGCCGGAGGGGGCGACGGTACGGCCGCTTCCGGACCACATGGACGCCCTGCGCCGGCTCGCCCTGCGCACCAGCTTCCTGGCCATCCCGCTGGCGGCCGCCACCCTGGTCGTCGCCTCCCTGTTCAACAATCTGCTCGGCACCGGCGTCGCCTGGTTCGACCAGCACCAGGCGGCCCTCGGGTCGTACGTGGCGGCCGGTCTGTTCGCCGCGTCCCTGTCCGTGCTGACCGCCCTGCGGCTGCCCGGCGCGCGTACCCCGCGCGCGCGGTCCCCGCTGGAGGGGCTGCGCCGTCCGCGCACCGGTGAGGGCATCGACAAGGGCCGTACAGGCGTCGTTCCGCTGCTCGTCACCGCCTGCGCGGCCGTCGCCGGCGCCATCGCCGCCGCCGTCGCGGTGTGCGTGCTGCACGCCACCGACCTGGGCGGCGGACCCGTCCTGTACGGCCTCCTGGTGCTCGGCCTCACCGGCGGTGTCGCCGTCGGCATCCGCACGGCGCCCGCGCTGCTGCCCTCGCTCTCGCGCCGCCGGCTCCTCGCCATCGCGATCGCGTTCACCGGCATCGCCCTGCTGGCCGCCGGCCTCGTCCCCGACGTCACCACCGTGCTGCTGATCGTCACGCTGGCCGGTGTCGCCGCGGGCGTGGCCGCCAACACCGGGCACGCGCTGCTCGACCAGGAGACCGAGGAGTACCGCAGGCCGCGCGTCACGGAGCACCTGCAGGCCGTGGTCCGTGTCTTCATAGCGCTCGGCGCGCTGATCGCCCCCGTGGTCGCCGGGCTCATCGGCCGGCACCGGCTGGAGAACGGCAGGTTCGTCTTCGCGCACGGCGGTGCCTCCTTCACGCTGATGCTCGTCGGCGCGCTGCTGCTCCCGGTGGCCGTCCTGGTGCTCGCCAAGGTCGACGACCGCTCCGGCATCCCGCTGCGCCAGGACCTCAAGGACGCGCTGCTCGGCGGCGACGACCCGGTCACCGCAACGGCGGCCAGCGGTTTCTTCATCGCCCTGGAGGGCGGCGACGGCGCCGGCAAGTCCACCCAGGCCGAGGCCCTCGCGGAGTGGATCCGCGCCAAGGGCCACGAGGTCGTGCTCACCCGCGAGCCCGGCGCCACCCCCGTGGGCAAGCGGCTGCGCTCGATCCTGCTGGACGTGTCCTCGGCGGGCCTGTCGCACCGCGCGGAGGCCCTGCTCTACGCGGCCGACCGGGCCGAGCACGTCGACACCGTCGTACGGCCCGCCCTGGAGCGCGGCGCGGTCGTCATCTCCGACCGCTACATCGACTCGTCCGTCGCCTACCAGGGCGCCGGCCGCGATCTCTCCCCGACCGAGATCGCCCGCATCAACCGCTGGGCGACCGACGGGCTCGTCCCGCACCTCACCGTCCTGCTGGACGTCGCCCCGGAGGCCGCGCGCGAGCGGTTCACGGAGGCACCGGACCGGCTGGAGTCCGAGCCGGCCGAGTTCCACGCGCGCGTGCGGGCCGGATTCCTCACCCTGGCCGCCTCCGACCCCGGCCGCTACCTGGTCGTGGACGCCGGGCAGGAGCCCGAGGCCGTCACCACCGTGATCCGGCACCGGCTCGACACCGTCCTGCCGCTGTCCGAGGCCGAGGTCAAGGCCCAGGAAGAGGCCCGGAAGAAGGCCGAGGAGGAAGCGCGTCGCAAGGCCGAGGAAGAGGCCGCGCGCAAGGCCGAGGAGGAGCGCCTGGAGCGTGAGCGCCAGGAGCAGCTGGCCCGGCTGCGCGCCGAGGAGGAGGAGCGCAAGCAGCGCGAGCTGGAGGAGGCCCAGCGTCGCGAGGCCGAACGCCAGGCCGAGGAGGCCCGCCGCCGCGCCGAGGAGGCGCACCGGCGTGCCGAGGAGGAGCGCGCGCGTCTCCTCGCGGAGGAGAAGGTCCGCGCCGAGGAGGAGGCCCGCCGCAAGGCCGACGAGGAGCGCCGGCGCAAGCAGGCCGAGGAGGAGGCCCGGCTGCGCGCCGAGGCCGAGACCCGGCGCCTGGAGAAGCAGCGCAAGGCCGAGGAGGCCCTGCTGCGCGCGGAGGAGGCCCGCCGCCAGGCGGCCGATGCCGCGGCGGCGGCGGACGCCGCGGCCCGCCGGAACGGCGCACCGCGACCCGCGGTACCGGGCGAGACCCCGGACGAGGTGACCGTGGCGACCCCCGTGGTGTCGCCGGACGCGGACCGGACGGCTCGGCGGCCGGAGGCCGCACGGGGCGTCGACGAGACGGTTCCGACGCCGGTCGTGTCCCCGCAGGCGTCTCCCCAGGCGTCTCCCCACAGGTCTCCCTACGGGACGGCCGGTGCCGGCAACGACTCCGAGGTGACGGCAGAGCTGCCGGTCGCCCCGGGTACGGCGGACGAGACGACGGTCCTGCCGCCGGTTCCTCAGGCTCCTCCGGCTCCGCCGCGTGCAGCCGACGAGACCGCCGTACTGCCGAAGGTGACCTTCGGGGCCGCCGACGAGACGGCCGTACTGCCTCCCGTACGGGGCGACGGCTCGGCGGACCGCGTACCGCCCGGCTTCTTCCGGGACGAGCGGCCCGCCGACGGTCCCGACAGCGCCGACGACCGCACCCGCGAGATGCCCAGGCTCGACGCCGGCGGCAAGCCCCGCCGGCGCCCGCGGCCCGACTGGGCCGAGGAGACCCCGCTGGACGACCTGCCGTCGCTGGCGGACGAGCTGCTGGGTTCGTACGACGAACGGGAGTACGGCGGCGACGAGGACCAGGGCCGCCGGGGCCGCGGCCGGCGCGACTGA